A stretch of the Polaribacter pacificus genome encodes the following:
- a CDS encoding DUF2141 domain-containing protein, whose amino-acid sequence MKLLAIIFSIVCISQFSANTQELADKRKITVTVPNVTSDKGAVHYALYTKKTFMQVPIQSKIAAIKNKKSVVVFENVPEGEYAIICFHDANGNKEMDFSERGMPIEDYGMSNNSTSFGPPQFLDAKFVVADKNVTLEIKF is encoded by the coding sequence ATGAAACTATTAGCAATCATTTTTAGCATCGTATGTATTTCACAATTTAGTGCAAATACCCAAGAGTTAGCAGATAAGAGAAAAATTACGGTAACAGTACCAAATGTTACTAGTGATAAAGGAGCTGTACATTATGCCTTGTACACTAAAAAAACTTTTATGCAGGTTCCGATTCAATCAAAAATAGCGGCAATTAAGAACAAGAAGAGTGTTGTTGTTTTTGAAAATGTTCCAGAAGGAGAATATGCAATAATTTGTTTCCACGATGCGAACGGCAATAAGGAAATGGATTTTAGCGAAAGAGGAATGCCAATAGAAGACTATGGAATGTCAAACAATTCTACTAGTTTTGGCCCTCCACAATTTTTAGATGCAAAATTTGTAGTTGCTGATAAAAATGTAACTTTAGAGATTAAATTCTAA
- a CDS encoding cryptochrome/photolyase family protein — protein sequence MVFFWFRRDLRLQDNVALFHALIENAEVVPVFIFDDQILSELPKDDARIGFIYDTLKELDQQLKSLGSSLLIKKGSPSDVWAKLFEEYAFSALYYNIDYEPYATQRDAQIQKFLESKQVLVQAFKDQVIFDTNQVVKDDGLPYTVFTPYKNKWLKKLKPDKDLKQYDVDQKHGSFYQFYAAFPTLNSLGFTLSTIKVKPYNLEYLNVYDQIRDAPFDDKTTYLSPHLRFGLLSSRSMVKKALASNATFLIELIWREFFMQILYHFPKVVTQNFKQKYDAVPWRNNEQEFERWCTGNTGYPMVDAGMRQLNTTGYMHNRVRMITAGFLCKHLLIDWRWGEAYFAKKLLDYDLSANNGNWQWAAGTGCDAAPYFRVFNPTAQQQKFDKDARYIRRWVSEFDTLDYALPMVDHKIARERAINTYKTALQS from the coding sequence ATGGTGTTTTTTTGGTTTCGACGAGATTTGCGCCTTCAAGACAATGTGGCTTTGTTTCACGCACTGATTGAGAATGCAGAGGTTGTTCCTGTTTTTATTTTTGATGATCAGATACTTTCTGAGTTGCCAAAAGATGATGCCCGTATAGGGTTTATTTATGACACCTTAAAAGAGTTAGATCAACAGTTAAAAAGTCTTGGGTCTTCGCTCCTGATCAAAAAAGGTAGCCCTTCTGATGTTTGGGCTAAATTATTTGAGGAGTATGCCTTTTCTGCACTTTATTACAATATCGATTATGAGCCCTATGCAACACAACGAGATGCCCAAATACAGAAGTTTTTAGAAAGCAAACAAGTGTTGGTCCAAGCGTTTAAGGATCAGGTAATTTTTGATACCAATCAGGTGGTTAAAGACGATGGTCTTCCTTATACTGTATTTACACCTTATAAAAATAAATGGCTAAAAAAACTAAAACCAGATAAGGATCTTAAACAGTATGATGTTGATCAGAAGCATGGAAGTTTTTATCAGTTTTATGCTGCTTTTCCTACTTTAAACTCGCTTGGCTTTACCCTAAGTACGATTAAAGTGAAGCCTTATAATTTGGAGTATTTAAATGTGTATGATCAAATTAGAGATGCTCCATTTGATGACAAAACAACTTATTTATCACCTCATCTTCGATTTGGATTACTTAGCTCAAGAAGTATGGTTAAGAAGGCTTTGGCTAGCAATGCTACTTTTTTAATTGAATTAATTTGGCGAGAGTTCTTTATGCAAATTCTTTATCACTTTCCTAAGGTTGTCACCCAAAATTTTAAGCAGAAATACGATGCAGTTCCTTGGCGTAATAATGAACAAGAATTTGAACGCTGGTGCACAGGAAACACAGGCTATCCAATGGTTGATGCAGGAATGCGACAATTAAATACCACAGGGTATATGCACAATAGGGTTCGCATGATTACAGCAGGTTTTTTGTGCAAGCATTTGTTAATTGATTGGCGTTGGGGAGAAGCCTATTTTGCCAAAAAATTATTGGATTATGATTTGTCTGCTAACAATGGTAATTGGCAGTGGGCCGCAGGGACGGGTTGTGATGCAGCACCTTATTTTAGAGTTTTTAATCCAACAGCACAGCAGCAGAAATTTGATAAAGACGCGCGCTACATCCGTCGTTGGGTTTCTGAATTTGACACCTTAGACTATGCTTTACCAATGGTAGATCACAAAATAGCCAGAGAACGTGCCATTAACACCTACAAAACGGCGCTTCAATCTTAG
- a CDS encoding SRPBCC family protein, whose product MITFRKHSGIYTLEAQQELPISIEKAWDYFSSPENLTEITPPKMQFKISSKVDRPAYQGQIITYKVVPFLGVKTNWVTEITSVKEQEFFIDEQRFGPYKMWHHEHFFESLANGNTLMKDKISYKIPFGFLGAIAQSLFIKSQLTEIFSYRKKTLDKLFY is encoded by the coding sequence ATGATCACGTTTAGAAAGCATTCAGGTATTTACACCTTAGAAGCCCAGCAAGAACTGCCTATTTCTATAGAAAAGGCCTGGGATTATTTTTCATCGCCAGAGAACCTAACAGAAATCACGCCTCCTAAAATGCAATTTAAGATTAGCTCTAAGGTTGATAGGCCTGCATATCAAGGGCAAATTATCACCTATAAAGTTGTTCCTTTTTTAGGGGTAAAAACCAATTGGGTAACAGAAATAACCTCAGTAAAAGAGCAGGAGTTTTTTATTGATGAACAGCGTTTCGGACCTTATAAAATGTGGCATCATGAGCATTTTTTTGAAAGCCTTGCCAACGGAAACACCTTGATGAAAGATAAAATTTCTTATAAAATCCCTTTTGGTTTTTTGGGAGCCATTGCTCAGAGTTTGTTTATAAAATCACAATTAACGGAGATTTTTAGTTACAGAAAAAAAACATTAGATAAACTCTTTTACTAA
- a CDS encoding glutathione peroxidase — protein MKQLTIIFYTFLFTGILNAQTMKTALYDIKIKGADEKEIDFKQFKGKKILFVNVASECGFTPQYEGLQELYDTYKENLMIVGVPCNQFGGQEPGTLAQIQSFCSTNYGVTFLLTEKVDVKGADQHPLYQWLTNKELNGVKNSSVKWNFQKYLVDEQGQLIDYYFSITKPMSKKITKHLATK, from the coding sequence ATGAAACAGCTAACAATTATTTTTTACACTTTTTTATTTACAGGAATACTAAATGCACAAACTATGAAAACAGCACTTTATGATATTAAAATTAAAGGAGCAGATGAGAAAGAGATAGACTTTAAGCAATTTAAAGGAAAGAAAATACTTTTTGTTAATGTAGCTTCTGAATGTGGTTTTACCCCACAGTATGAAGGCTTGCAAGAGTTATATGATACATATAAAGAGAACTTGATGATAGTAGGAGTTCCTTGTAATCAATTTGGAGGGCAGGAGCCAGGGACTTTAGCTCAAATACAGTCTTTTTGCAGCACTAATTATGGAGTTACTTTTTTGCTGACAGAAAAAGTTGATGTAAAAGGTGCTGATCAGCATCCTTTGTATCAATGGCTAACCAACAAAGAGCTTAATGGAGTTAAAAATTCTTCAGTAAAATGGAACTTTCAAAAGTATTTGGTCGATGAGCAAGGACAGTTAATAGATTATTACTTTTCTATTACCAAGCCGATGAGTAAAAAAATAACCAAACACCTGGCAACTAAATGA